From Oncorhynchus nerka isolate Pitt River linkage group LG1, Oner_Uvic_2.0, whole genome shotgun sequence, the proteins below share one genomic window:
- the LOC135573951 gene encoding LOW QUALITY PROTEIN: collagen alpha-3(VI) chain-like (The sequence of the model RefSeq protein was modified relative to this genomic sequence to represent the inferred CDS: inserted 1 base in 1 codon): MLILLSGGRSNDNVDIPVSALKESGVLIFGIGNRNSSKEVQRIASDPSYSQSVSEFSDLPSVQDKFFSSLITVHVGATPISPTVIVDLSVARKDVLFLLDGSDGTRNGFPEMRDFVQRVVEKLTVGENRDRVSVVQYSREPEVHFYLNTYTRKEEVVDTVRGLKHKGGRPLNTGAALQYVRDYVFTASSGSRRLESVPQILILLNGGRSYDNVDKPSSALKELGVLVFGIGTSSSDSRELQKISYDPSYALSVSEFTDLRNIQQQLLSAMNTAIIQDTTMTPTLIPTILVESQAPRRDVVFLLDGSDGTRSGFPAMRDFVQRVVETLSVDENKDRVAVVQYSRDPAAQFYLNTYXNKGEILNTVRGLRHKGGRPLNTGAALQYVRDNVFTASSGSRRLEGVPQLLILLSGGRSVDNVDTPASALKELGVLVFGIGTRSSDSRELQRISHDPSYALSVSDFTDLPSIQQQLLSSVEAVVIDVTPESPTVLVDHDTARKDVVFLLDGSDGTRNGFPAMRDFVQRVVEKLNVGGDKDRVSVVQYGRDQEVNFYLNTYTTKGDILDIVRGLRHRGGRPLNTGAALQYVRDNVFTASSGSRSQDGVPQMLILLSGGRSNDNVDIPVSALKESGVLIFGIGNRNSSKEVQRIASDPSYSQSVSEFSDLPSIQDKFFSSLITVHVGATSISPTVIVDLSVARKDVVFLLDGSDGTRNGFPEMRDFVQRVVEKLTVGENRDRVSVVQYSREPEVHFYLNTYTRKEEVVDTVRGLKHKGGRPLNTGAALQYVRDYVFTASSGSRSQDGVPQMLILLSGGRSNDNVDTPASALKKMGVMIFSVGSRASDINELQRISFDPSYALSVSEFSDLPNIQEQLLTRVETFNISLIGETMMGHRDVVFLLDGSDGTRNGFPAMRDFVLKVVENLNVEGNKDRISVVQYSRNQEVHFYLNTYTKKEDILDSIRHLRHKGGRPLKTGAALQFVKDHIFKDTSGSRRYEGVPQILILLSGGQSNDAVSQAAFDMKGQGIQSVGIAIRQADTREMQSITSDPQLILVARDFSGLSAMHLELLSSIAQVSSPGLIVESRIGQRDVVFLVDGSDRSRSGFPAMRDFVRRVVENLDVAEDRDRVAVIQFSSDAVVYFYLSSFSSKDTVISKIRSLRHKGGKSRNTETALQYVKDNVFSTISGSRHLEGVPQVLILLTGGPSSDSARQPASTLKDLGILSFSIGTDSVGLPTTAHDFVFPINDFGELPDILLDVLFTLKHTTRIGK, from the exons ATGCTGATACTGCTGAGTGGCGGGAGGTCCAATGATAATGTTGATATACCAGTTTCTGCCCTCAAAGAGAGTGGGGTCTTGATCTTTGGCATTGGAAACAGAAATTCTAGCAAAGAGGTTCAAAGGATTGCCTCTGACCCCAGTTATTCCCAGTCTGTTTCTGAATTCTCTGATCTCCCCAGCGTCCAGGATAAGTTTTTCTCCTCACTCATTACTGTACACGTTGGCGCAACACCCATTTCCCCAACAGTCATAG TGGACCTAAGCGTCGCCAGAAAGGATGTATTATTCTTGCTGGATGGTTCTGATGGCACTAGGAATGGCTTCCCAGAAATGCGTGACTTTGTTCAAAGAGTagtggagaaactcactgtaggGGAGAACAGAGATCGAGTCTCTGTGGTACAGTATAGCAGAGAACCAGAGGTCCACTTCTATCTGAACACTTACACAAGAAAAGAAGAGGTTGTTGACACCGTAAGAGGGCTGAAGCACAAAGGAGGGAGACCCCTCAACACTGGAGCAGCTCTCCAGTATGTCAGGGACTACGTCTTTACTGCCTCCTCTGGAAGTAGGCGccttgaaagtgttccacagattCTGATACTGCTAAATGGGGGAAGGTCCTATGACAATGTAGATAAACCCTCTTCTGCTCTCAAGGAGCTTGGTGTCTTGGTGTTTGGAATTGGAACAAGTAGCTCTGATAGCAGAGAGTTACAGAAGATATCCTATGACCCCAGTTATGCTCTCTCCGTGTCTGAATTTACTGACCTTCGCAACATCCAACAGCAGCTTCTTTCTGCCATGAACACTGCCATTATACAGGACACAACCATGACACCAACACTAATACCAACAATACTAG TTGAGAGTCAGGCTCCCAGGAGGGATGTTGTGTTCTTGCTGGATGGATCTGATGGCACTAGGAGTGGATTCCCAGCCATGCGTGACTTTGTTCAAAGAGTGGTGGAGACACTCAGTGTGGATGAGAACAAAGATCGCGTTGCGGTggtccagtacagtagagatcCAGCCGCCCAATTCTATCTGAACACAT ACAACAAAGGAGAGATTCTCAACACTGTAAGAGGTCTGAGACACAAAGGCGGGAGACCTCTCAACACTGGAGCAGCTCTCCAGTACGTGAGGGACAATGTCTTTACTGCCTCCTCCGGAAGCAGACGCTTGGAAGGCGTTCCACAGCTACTGATTCTGTTGAGTGGTGGAAGGTCCGTTGACAATGTTGACACGCCAGCCTCTGCTCTGAAGGAGCTTGGGGTTTTGGTCTTTGGAATTGGAACAAGGAGCTCTGATAGCAGAGAATTGCAGAGGATATCACATGATCCCAGTtacgctctgtctgtctcagacttTACTGACCTTCCGAGCATCCAGCAGCAACTTCTGTCCTCGGTGGAGGCAGTGGTTATTGATGTTACTCCAGAATCACCAACAGTTTTAG TTGATCATGACACCGCCAGAAAGGATGTGGTATtccttctggatggttctgatgGCACAAGGAATGGATTCCCAGCAATGCGTGATTTTGTTCAGAGAGTAGTAGAGAAACTCAATGTGGGAGGAGACAAAGACCGCGTTTCTGTGGTCCAGTACGGTAGAGATCAAGAAGTTAATTTCTATCTGAACACATACACCACGAAGGGCGACATTCTTGACATCGTCAGAGGTCTGAGGCACAGAGGAGGTAgacccctcaacactggggcagcCCTCCAGTATGTAAGGGACAACGTCTTTACTGCCTCCTCAGGAAGCAGAAGCCAAGATGGTGTCCCTCAGATGCTGATACTGCTGAGTGGCGGGAGGTCCAATGATAATGTTGATATACCAGTTTCTGCCCTCAAAGAGAGTGGGGTCTTGATCTTTGGCATTGGAAACAGAAATTCTAGCAAAGAGGTTCAAAGGATTGCCTCTGACCCCAGTTATTCCCAGTCTGTTTCTGAATTCTCTGATCTCCCCAGCATCCAGGATAAGTTTTTCTCCTCACTCATTACTGTACACGTTGGCGCAACATCCATTTCCCCAACAGTCATAG TGGACCTAAGCGTCGCCAGAAAGGATGTAGTATTCTTGCTGGATGGTTCTGATGGCACTAGGAATGGCTTCCCAGAAATGCGTGACTTTGTTCAAAGAGTagtggagaaactcactgtaggGGAGAACAGAGATCGAGTCTCTGTGGTACAGTATAGCAGAGAACCAGAGGTCCACTTCTATCTGAACACTTACACAAGAAAAGAAGAGGTTGTTGACACCGTAAGAGGGCTGAAGCACAAAGGAGGGAGACCCCTCAACACTGGAGCAGCTCTCCAGTATGTCAGGGACTACGTCTTTACTGCCTCCTCAGGAAGCAGAAGCCAAGATGGTGTCCCTCAGATGCTGATACTGCTGAGTGGCGGGAGGTCCAATGATAATGTTGATACACCAGCCTCTGCTCTGAAAAAAATGGGAGTTATGATATTCAGTGTTGGATCTCGAGCCTCAGACATTAATGAGTTACAACGCATTTCCTTTGATCCAAGTTATGCTCTTTCAGTGTCTGAGTTCAGTGATCTTCCAAACATCCAAGAGCAGCTACTCACAAGAGTTGAAACTTTCAATATTAGTCTTATTG GAGAAACTATGATGGGACATAGAGATGTTGTATTtcttctggatggttctgatgGCACAAGGAATGGATTCCCAGCAATGCGTGATTTTGTACTCAAAGTAGTGGAGAATCTCAATGTCGAAGGAAACAAAGACCGCATTTCCGTGGTTCAGTATAGTAGAAATCAAGAGgtacatttctatctgaacacATACACCAAAAAGGAGGACATTCTTGACAGCATAAGACATCTGAGGCACAAAGGTGGTAGACCCCTCAAAACAGGGGCAGCACTCCAGTTCGTTAAAGACCACATCTTTAAAGACACCTCTGGAAGCAGACGTTATGAAGGTGTCCCTCAGATATTGATTTTGCTGAGTGGTGGACAGTCAAATGACGCTGTTAGCCAAGCTGCCTTTGATATGAAAGGTCAAGGAATTCAGAGTGTTGGCATTGCCATCAGACAGGCCGACACTAGAGAAATGCAGTCAATTACATCTGATCCACAGCTCATCCTTGTGGCACGAGACTTTTCAGGTCTGTCAGCAATGCATCTGGAGCTCTTATCATCAATTGCTCAGGTTTCCAGTCCTGGTTTGATAG TGGAATCGCGGATTGGACAACGTGATGTTGTGTTCCTCGTCGACGGCTCAGACAGGAGTCGGAGTGGGTTTCCTGCTATGCGAGACTTTGTACGAAGAGTTGTGGAAAACCTTGACGTTGccgaagacagagacagagtagcagtgatccagttCAGCAGTGACGCTGTAGTGTACTTCTACTTGAGTTCCTTTTCATCCAAGGACACTGTCATCAGCAAGATACGATCATTAAGACATAAGGGAGGAAAATCACGCAACACTGAGACAGCTCTACAGTATGTTAAGGACAATGTCTTTAGCACCATCTCTGGAAGCCGACATCTTGAAGGTGTTCCACAAGTACTGATACTGCTCACAGGAGGACCCTCCAGCGATAGTGCTAGGCAGCCGGCTTCAACACTTAAAGATCTTGGCATTTTGAGCTTTAGTATTGGCACAGACTCAGTTGGTCTTCCCACCACTGCTCATGATTTTGTTTTTCCAATCAATGACTTTGGAGAGCTTCCAGACATCTTATTAGATGTACTGTTCACTTTAAAGCATACCACTCGTATTGGTAAGTAA
- the LOC135573675 gene encoding collagen alpha-3(VI) chain-like: MRDFVQRVVEKLNVGGDKDRVSVVQYGRDQEVNFYLNTYTTKGDILDIVRGLRHRGGRPLNTGAALQYVRDNVFTASSGSRSQDGVPQMLILLSGGRSNDNVDIPVSALKESGVLIFGIGNRNSSKEVQRIASDPSYSQSVSEFSDLPSVQDKFFSSLITVHVGATPISPTVIVDLSVARKDVLFLLDGSDGTRNGFPEMRDFVQRVVEKLTVGENRDRVSVVQYSREPEVHFYLNTYTRKEEVVDTVRGLKHKGGRPLNTGAALQYVRDYVFTASSGSRRLESVPQILILLNGGRSYDNVDKPSSALKELGVLVFGIGTSSSDSRELQKISYDPSYALSVSEFTDLRNIQQQLLSAMNTAIIQDTTMTPTLIPTILVESQAPRRDVVFLLDGSDGTRSGFPAMRDFVQRVVETLSVDENKDRVAVVQYSRDPAAQFYLNTYTTKGEILNTVRGLRHKGGRPLNTGAALQYVRDNVFTASSGSRRLEGVPQLLILLSGGRSVDNVDTPASALKELGVLVFGIGTRSSDSRELQRISHDPSYALSVSDFTDLPSIQQQLLSSVEAVVIDVTPESPTVLVDHDTARKDVVFLLDGSDGTRNGFPAMRDFVQRVVEKLNVEETKTAFLWSSTVEIKKLISI, from the exons ATGCGTGATTTTGTTCAGAGAGTAGTAGAGAAACTCAATGTGGGAGGAGACAAAGACCGCGTTTCTGTGGTCCAGTACGGTAGAGATCAAGAAGTTAATTTCTATCTGAACACATACACCACGAAGGGCGACATTCTTGACATCGTCAGAGGTCTGAGGCACAGAGGAGGTAgacccctcaacactggggcagcCCTCCAGTATGTAAGGGACAACGTCTTTACTGCCTCCTCAGGAAGCAGAAGCCAAGATGGTGTCCCTCAGATGCTGATACTGCTGAGTGGCGGGAGGTCCAATGATAATGTTGATATACCAGTTTCTGCCCTCAAAGAGAGTGGGGTCTTGATCTTTGGCATTGGAAACAGAAATTCTAGCAAAGAGGTTCAAAGGATTGCCTCTGACCCCAGTTATTCCCAGTCTGTTTCTGAATTCTCTGATCTCCCCAGCGTCCAGGATAAGTTTTTCTCCTCACTCATTACTGTACACGTTGGCGCAACACCCATTTCCCCAACAGTCATAG TGGACCTAAGCGTCGCCAGAAAGGATGTATTATTCTTGCTGGATGGTTCTGATGGCACTAGGAATGGCTTCCCAGAAATGCGTGACTTTGTTCAAAGAGTagtggagaaactcactgtaggGGAGAACAGAGATCGAGTCTCTGTGGTACAGTATAGCAGAGAACCAGAGGTCCACTTCTATCTGAACACTTACACAAGAAAAGAAGAGGTTGTTGACACCGTAAGAGGGCTGAAGCACAAAGGAGGGAGACCCCTCAACACTGGAGCAGCTCTCCAGTATGTCAGGGACTACGTCTTTACTGCCTCCTCTGGAAGTAGGCGccttgaaagtgttccacagattCTGATACTGCTAAATGGGGGAAGGTCCTATGACAATGTAGATAAACCCTCTTCTGCTCTCAAGGAGCTTGGTGTCTTGGTGTTTGGAATTGGAACAAGTAGCTCTGATAGCAGAGAGTTACAGAAGATATCCTATGACCCCAGTTATGCTCTCTCCGTGTCTGAATTTACTGACCTTCGCAACATCCAACAGCAGCTTCTTTCTGCCATGAACACTGCCATTATACAGGACACAACCATGACACCAACACTAATACCAACAATACTAG TTGAGAGTCAGGCTCCCAGGAGGGATGTTGTGTTCTTGCTGGATGGATCTGATGGCACTAGGAGTGGATTCCCAGCCATGCGTGACTTTGTTCAAAGAGTGGTGGAGACACTCAGTGTGGATGAGAACAAAGATCGCGTTGCGGTggtccagtacagtagagatcCAGCCGCCCAATTCTATCTGAACACATACACAACAAAGGGAGAGATTCTCAACACTGTAAGAGGTCTGAGACACAAAGGCGGGAGACCTCTCAACACTGGAGCAGCTCTCCAGTACGTGAGGGACAATGTCTTTACTGCCTCCTCCGGAAGCAGACGCTTGGAAGGCGTTCCACAGCTACTGATTCTGTTGAGTGGTGGAAGGTCCGTTGACAATGTTGACACGCCAGCCTCTGCTCTGAAGGAGCTTGGGGTTTTGGTCTTTGGAATTGGAACAAGGAGCTCTGATAGCAGAGAATTGCAGAGGATATCACATGATCCCAGTtacgctctgtctgtctcagacttTACTGACCTTCCGAGCATCCAGCAGCAACTTCTGTCCTCGGTGGAGGCAGTGGTTATTGATGTTACTCCAGAATCACCAACAGTTTTAG TTGATCATGACACCGCCAGAAAGGATGTGGTATtccttctggatggttctgatgGCACAAGGAATGGATTCCCAGCAATGCGTGATTTTGTTCAGAGAGTAGTAGAGAAACTCAATGTGGAGGAGACAAAGACCGCGTTTCTGTGGTCCAGTACGGTAGAGATCAAGAAGTTAATTTCTATCTGA
- the LOC135559639 gene encoding collagen alpha-3(VI) chain-like, which produces MRDFVQRVVEKLTVGENRDRVSVVQYSREPEVHFYLNTYTRKEEVVDTVRGLKHKGGRPLNTGAALQYVRDYVFTDSSGSRRLESVPQILILLNGGRSYDNVDKPSSALKELGVLVFGIGTSSSDSRELQKISYDPSYALSVSEFTDLRNIQQQLLSAMNTAIIQDTTMTPTLIPTILVESQAPRRDVVFLLDGSDGTRSGFPAMRDFVQRVVETLSVDENKDRVAVVQYSRDPAAQFYLNTYTTKGEILNTVRGLRHKGGRPLNTGAALQYVRDNVFTASSGSRRLEGVPQLLILLSGGRSVDNVDTPASALKELGVLVFGIGTRSSDSRELQRISHDPSYALSVSDFTDLPSIQQQLLSSVEAVVIDVTPESPTVLVDHDTARKDVVFLLDGSDGTRNGFPAMRDFVQRVVEKLNVGGDKDRVSVVQYGRDQEVNFYLNTYTTKGDILDIVRGLRHRGGRPLNTGAALQYVRDNVFTASSGSRSQDGVPQMLILLSGGRSNDNVDIPVSALKESGVLIFGIGNRNSSKEVQRIASDPSYSQSVSEFSDLPSVQDKFSPHSLLYTLAQHPFPQQS; this is translated from the exons ATGCGTGACTTTGTTCAAAGAGTagtggagaaactcactgtaggGGAGAACAGAGATCGAGTCTCTGTGGTACAGTATAGCAGAGAACCAGAGGTCCACTTCTATCTGAACACTTACACAAGAAAAGAAGAGGTTGTTGACACCGTAAGAGGGCTGAAGCACAAAGGAGGGAGACCCCTCAACACTGGAGCAGCTCTCCAGTATGTCAGGGACTACGTCTTTACTGACTCCTCTGGAAGTAGGCGccttgaaagtgttccacagattCTGATACTGCTAAATGGGGGAAGGTCCTATGACAATGTAGATAAACCCTCTTCTGCTCTCAAGGAGCTTGGTGTCTTGGTGTTTGGAATTGGAACAAGTAGCTCTGATAGCAGAGAGTTACAGAAGATATCCTATGACCCCAGTTATGCTCTCTCCGTGTCTGAATTTACTGACCTTCGCAACATCCAACAGCAGCTTCTTTCTGCCATGAACACTGCCATTATACAGGACACAACCATGACACCAACACTAATACCAACAATACTAG TTGAGAGTCAGGCTCCCAGGAGGGATGTTGTGTTCTTGCTGGATGGATCTGATGGCACTAGGAGTGGATTCCCAGCCATGCGTGACTTTGTTCAAAGAGTGGTGGAGACACTCAGTGTGGATGAGAACAAAGATCGCGTTGCGGTggtccagtacagtagagatcCAGCCGCCCAATTCTATCTGAACACATACACAACAAAGGGAGAGATTCTCAACACTGTAAGAGGTCTGAGACACAAAGGCGGGAGACCTCTCAACACTGGAGCAGCTCTCCAGTACGTGAGGGACAATGTCTTTACTGCCTCCTCCGGAAGCAGACGCTTGGAAGGCGTTCCACAGCTACTGATTCTGTTGAGTGGTGGAAGGTCCGTTGACAATGTTGACACGCCAGCCTCTGCTCTGAAGGAGCTTGGGGTTTTGGTCTTTGGAATTGGAACAAGGAGCTCTGATAGCAGAGAATTGCAGAGGATATCACATGATCCCAGTtacgctctgtctgtctcagacttTACTGACCTTCCGAGCATCCAGCAGCAACTTCTGTCCTCGGTGGAGGCAGTGGTTATTGATGTTACTCCAGAATCACCAACAGTTTTAG TTGATCATGACACCGCCAGAAAGGATGTGGTATtccttctggatggttctgatgGCACAAGGAATGGATTCCCAGCAATGCGTGATTTTGTTCAGAGAGTAGTAGAGAAACTCAATGTGGGAGGAGACAAAGACCGCGTTTCTGTGGTCCAGTACGGTAGAGATCAAGAAGTTAATTTCTATCTGAACACATACACCACGAAGGGCGACATTCTTGACATCGTCAGAGGTCTGAGGCACAGAGGAGGTAgacccctcaacactggggcagcCCTCCAGTATGTAAGGGACAACGTCTTTACTGCCTCCTCAGGAAGCAGAAGCCAAGATGGTGTCCCTCAGATGCTGATACTGCTGAGTGGCGGGAGGTCCAATGATAATGTTGATATACCAGTTTCTGCCCTCAAAGAGAGTGGGGTCTTGATCTTTGGCATTGGAAACAGAAATTCTAGCAAAGAGGTTCAAAGGATTGCCTCTGACCCCAGTTATTCCCAGTCTGTTTCTGAATTCTCTGATCTCCCCAGCGTCCAGGATAAGTTTTCTCCTCACTCATTACTGTACACGTTGGCGCAACACCCATTTCCCCAACAGTCATAG
- the LOC135572178 gene encoding collagen alpha-3(VI) chain-like — MNTAIIQDTTMTPTLIPTILVESQAPRRDVVFLLDGSDGTRSGFPAMRDFVQRVVETLSVDENKDRVAVVQYSRDPAAQFYLNTYTTKGEILNTVRGLRHKGGRPLNTGAALQYVRDNVFTASSGSRRLEGVPQLLILLSGGRSVDNVDTPASALKELGVLVFGIGTRSSDSRELQRISHDPSYALSVSDFTDLPSIQQQLLSSVEAVVIDVTPESPTVLVDHDTARKDVVFLLDGSDGTRNGFPAMRDFVQRVVEKLNVGGDKDRVSVVQYGRDQEVNFYLNTYTTKGDILDIVRGLRHRGGRPLNTGAALQYVRDNVFTASSGSRSQDGVPQMLILLSGGRSNDNVDIPVSALKESGVLIFGIGNRNSSKEVQRIASDPSYSQSVSEFSDLPSVQDKFSPHSLLYTLAQHPFPQQS; from the exons ATGAACACTGCCATTATACAGGACACAACCATGACACCAACACTAATACCAACAATACTAG TTGAGAGTCAGGCTCCCAGGAGGGATGTTGTGTTCTTGCTGGATGGATCTGATGGCACTAGGAGTGGATTCCCAGCCATGCGTGACTTTGTTCAAAGAGTGGTGGAGACACTCAGTGTGGATGAGAACAAAGATCGCGTTGCGGTggtccagtacagtagagatcCAGCCGCCCAATTCTATCTGAACACATACACAACAAAGGGAGAGATTCTCAACACTGTAAGAGGTCTGAGACACAAAGGCGGGAGACCTCTCAACACTGGAGCAGCTCTCCAGTACGTGAGGGACAATGTCTTTACTGCCTCCTCCGGAAGCAGACGCTTGGAAGGCGTTCCACAGCTACTGATTCTGTTGAGTGGTGGAAGGTCCGTTGACAATGTTGACACGCCAGCCTCTGCTCTGAAGGAGCTTGGGGTTTTGGTCTTTGGAATTGGAACAAGGAGCTCTGATAGCAGAGAATTGCAGAGGATATCACATGATCCCAGTtacgctctgtctgtctcagacttTACTGACCTTCCGAGCATCCAGCAGCAACTTCTGTCCTCGGTGGAGGCAGTGGTTATTGATGTTACTCCAGAATCACCAACAGTTTTAG TTGATCATGACACCGCCAGAAAGGATGTGGTATtccttctggatggttctgatgGCACAAGGAATGGATTCCCAGCAATGCGTGATTTTGTTCAGAGAGTAGTAGAGAAACTCAATGTGGGAGGAGACAAAGACCGCGTTTCTGTGGTCCAGTACGGTAGAGATCAAGAAGTTAATTTCTATCTGAACACATACACCACGAAGGGCGACATTCTTGACATCGTCAGAGGTCTGAGGCACAGAGGAGGTAgacccctcaacactggggcagcCCTCCAGTATGTAAGGGACAACGTCTTTACTGCCTCCTCAGGAAGCAGAAGCCAAGATGGTGTCCCTCAGATGCTGATACTGCTGAGTGGCGGGAGGTCCAATGATAATGTTGATATACCAGTTTCTGCCCTCAAAGAGAGTGGGGTCTTGATCTTTGGCATTGGAAACAGAAATTCTAGCAAAGAGGTTCAAAGGATTGCCTCTGACCCCAGTTATTCCCAGTCTGTTTCTGAATTCTCTGATCTCCCCAGCGTCCAGGATAAGTTTTCTCCTCACTCATTACTGTACACGTTGGCGCAACACCCATTTCCCCAACAGTCATAG